In Juglans microcarpa x Juglans regia isolate MS1-56 chromosome 1S, Jm3101_v1.0, whole genome shotgun sequence, the genomic stretch ATCCTCATACCTATTTCGTTTTCATCGCACTCAGGCCTGTTTCTCCTGATTTTATATTTCTCTGCGGCTTTGCATGGCCGAGTCTCTCGCCGACCCCGAGGCCTGGCTTCCCTTTCAGTTTCTCACTAAAGCGGGCGTTCCAATGGAACGGGAAAACTTCAACAAAAGCGGACCGAGTTTCTGCTTTCCCACCGAGTTTCCGTACGAGTTCGATTCATTTGGCCCTCACTCGTCCCTCAGCTCGCCGGTTGAGTCCGTGGCCGGTTCGACGGAGAACGAGAGCAGCGATGAAGAGGACTTTTTTGCCGGATTGACTCGCCGGCTGGCTCAGTCCTCGCTTCACGAAACTCAGAAACTCGCTGTTCGGAGAGAGACTCGGAACAAACCTGAGGTTATTTTTTTGTCCTGTTGTTTGTAACTTTATATTATGGTTTTTGGAAAGCGAGTTGTGATACGGACTATTTTTTGGCTCAGTGGGTAATGGCCGGGTCGCCCCAATCGACTCTGGGCGGAATCGGGAGCTGGTCAGGTCGAAGTGCGGTTTCGAGCAATGGAAGCTCAAACGGTCCCTCTCAGGTCCCATCACCTCCAACTACGCCGTTTGGTGCTAGCAACGACGCTTTGGATGTCATATACGCAGCGGCTGGGCAGGTTGCGCGGCTGAAAATGAGCGGTGAATCGCCAAAAAATATCTACGAGAGCAGAGGACTTCTCGCTCCACCTAAGAGTACAACTCCAGTTTCCACGGCGAAGAGCTGCTACTTCGGGTTGTACTCCAACCAGAGTATCGCTCACAATCTTCCTCAGGTGAGCTATATTCTTGTTCTTTGAAGCTCTTACTTTTTGGTCGGGGGTGGGGAGAAGAGGCTTTACCCTCTGTATGTCGTCCGAGAAAATACCAAGGAAAATTTCCGAAGAAGCTGGGGATCTcagaaaaaatctaattgttgCCGTTTTTATTTTCGTTGTGGGTCTTGTGTTTGTAGTTTCAAAATGCAAGGCAGGACCAGGTGCTAAGGCCACAGCCGGAGTCTTCAATCTGGGGGAGGCCGGACCAAATGAAGTTGAGCTGGTCAGCTCAACAGAATCTGCTAGATCCGGAACAGATCCACAGCAGAGTGAGAAATACTGAGTTCAAGAGTGGAAGATGTGGGCGGCCTCTGAGTGTGCCCCAGTCTGCATGGCCTTCCCCACATTCTCAACCTCAAAAACAACCGCCATCCCACTCTGGTTCCAGCATGCAAGCCGTTTTTCGGGGAGGATCTGGCGTGAAGAGGGACTGCGCTGGAACTGGGGTTTTCTTACCCCGTAGGTACAG encodes the following:
- the LOC121246447 gene encoding uncharacterized protein LOC121246447, translated to MAESLADPEAWLPFQFLTKAGVPMERENFNKSGPSFCFPTEFPYEFDSFGPHSSLSSPVESVAGSTENESSDEEDFFAGLTRRLAQSSLHETQKLAVRRETRNKPEVMAGSPQSTLGGIGSWSGRSAVSSNGSSNGPSQVPSPPTTPFGASNDALDVIYAAAGQVARLKMSGESPKNIYESRGLLAPPKSTTPVSTAKSCYFGLYSNQSIAHNLPQVSLVSKCKAGPGAKATAGVFNLGEAGPNEVELVSSTESARSGTDPQQSEKY